Proteins encoded within one genomic window of Syntrophobacterales bacterium:
- the rplL gene encoding 50S ribosomal protein L7/L12, which yields MATEITKDDVVKFIEGMTVLELSELVKELEEKLGVSAAAPVAMMAAGPAAAAAPVEEKTEFDAVLTGFGDQKIQVIKVVRAITGLGLKEAKDLVEAVPKPIKEAVSKDEAADIKKKIEEVGGTVEVK from the coding sequence ATGGCTACTGAGATTACCAAGGATGATGTCGTAAAGTTCATCGAGGGGATGACGGTTCTGGAGCTTTCGGAACTTGTCAAGGAACTGGAAGAGAAATTGGGCGTAAGCGCCGCCGCGCCTGTGGCGATGATGGCTGCCGGCCCCGCGGCCGCGGCTGCCCCGGTTGAGGAAAAAACCGAATTTGACGCAGTGCTGACCGGGTTCGGCGATCAGAAGATCCAGGTTATAAAGGTTGTGCGCGCCATCACCGGCTTGGGGCTGAAAGAGGCGAAGGATTTGGTTGAGGCCGTTCCCAAACCGATCAAGGAAGCCGTTTCCAAGGACGAAGCTGCCGATATCAAGAAGAAGATAGAGGAAGTTGGCGGGACGGTAGAAGTAAAGTAG